The genomic region AATGGACCCGCGTCTTGAATGAAATGGATGCGCTACGTTATGCCGAAAATCAGCCAACACGTCACTATTACGCGGTGTTGAAACCGTATTACGGTGGTGGCGGTTCCGGTATGGCCTGGATTGGCGGTTGGGCTGGTATCGGAGTCGATTGGACCACGAACATGGGCGGCAGCAACGGCACGATCACCTGGCGCAGTGGCACCTACGCACACGAGGTCGGTCACAACTTGAGTTTGCGTCATGCGCCCTGTGGTGGACCAGCCGGTGCCGATCCGTATTTTCCGTATTACAACGGCAGCATTGGTGTCACCGGTTTCGATGTATTCAAGAACCGTTACTTCAACCCATACGACAACAATTATTGGTCGGATTTAATGGGCTATTGCGGCTACGACTGGATCAGCGATTATCACTACAACAAGGCGTTGCAATGGCGTAATCGTTACGACTGGTTGAATGGTCAAAGCGTGCAGTACGGCAGCGAAAGCAAGGCCCATATCGCCCCGCCCATCGAGCGTGAGCAAAACGCTCAAGAATCGCTGTTGGTTTGGGGTCGTATCGAAAATGGCCGAGTCATTCTTGAGCCCGCGTTTCGCGTCAAAGGTGCTCCGACGCTGGAAAAATCAGACAGCGAATATCGGATGCAAATGCTTGATACATCCGGCCGCGTAGTCAATGAACAAGCCTTCGAAGTTTACCCGAGCGATCATGGCGATGCGCTGGGCTTTGCCTTTCGCATGCACTTGCCAGCCGTACCGCGTACGTTCAACAAAGCGAGCGGCGGCGCAGTAAGCGAACTGCGCTTGCTGCAACATGGCAATCAACTAGCCAGCAAACGCAGCATGCCGGCTACCGCATTGAACAAAACCACGCGGGCGCCAGCACTCAAAGTGGCGGCCGGCAAACCGGTGTTGGAATGGGACCATCATCGCTACCCAGTGGCATTGATTCGCAACGCCGCGAACGGTGAGGTGATTAGCTTTGCTCGCGATGGTCGCATCGAATTGGCGGACTTACCGGCCAAAACCATTGATGTGCAATTCGGTGATGGCGTCAACAGCGTCCACAAGCAGTTCAAACTGCCATAGTCTTCCCGAGCGAACGCGGTGCGCTCAACGCGGTTTTTGATTTGGCGCACCGCTTCTTGTGTTATTGGTCATTGGTCGCCGGTGAGGATTTTTGTTCGTCTTTATGGCGTGCTTTGGCTACGCGCGGCAGTGCGACGAAGAACGATGCTCCTTTGCCAAGTTCCGATTGTGCCCAGATGCGACCACCATGCAGCGAAAGAATTTTCGCGGACAAAGCCAAGCCAACACCGGTACCGGGAAAATCGCTAGAGCGATGCAGACGATGAAACAGCAAAAATAACTTGTCGGAATAATTGGCATCAAAGCCGATGCCGTTGTCGCGAATTTCAATGACGTATTCGCTATTTTGGCTCTCCGATGAGCGCTCATGAATGTGAATCACCGGTCGCTCTTTGCCGGTTGAGTATTTGACGGCATTATCCAGCACATTGTGAAACACCTGCCGCAGTAACACATGGTCGGCCTGCACGACCGGCAACGGGCCAATGTCGAAGCTAATCGTACTGCGGACAGAATCGGGTAACTCGCTGATCAACTCCTGCACCAAGGCGGAAAGATCGACTTTACTGGGTTTCAGCGCCTCGCGCCCCAATTGCGCCAGTGCCAGCATGCCGCCGATCATTTCGTTCATACGCAGTACGGCTTGTTCACAACGCTTGATCCACTCTTGCAAATCGGCCGATTCGTGTCCGGCCAGCTCATCCTTGATCATGGACAGATAACTTGTGCAATGGCGTAGCGGCGCACGTAAATCATGCGACACCGCGTAGTTGAAGGTTTCCAGATCTTTGATCGCCATGCGCAGTTCGGTCGTGCGCATATTGACTTGCTCTTCCAATGAAAAGTTCAGTTCATGCAGTTTTGCTTCGGCTTGCTTCAGCGGCGAGATATCGAGAATCACCCCTTCCAGGGCTTGCACTTCATTGTCGACCGTGACCGCTCTGCCGTGCTCCAGCACCCAACGGATCTCACCATCGCGATGCACGATGCGATACTCGAGCACAAACGGCTGTTTGCGGGCCAATGCCTGCTGCACACTGGAGTCAACCTGTTCTCGGTCGGCCGGATAAATCACGCTGGCATAACTGCGCACCTGATTACCGATAAAATCTTCGGCCGGATAACCAGTCAGTTCGATGGCTGCGGTGCTGACAAACGACATGGTCCAATCGGCATCATTACTACAGCGATAAACCATGCCGGGAATATTGGCGACCAGCGTGCGGTAATGCGCTTCACTGACCGCGAGTTTTTGCTGCATTTGATTGAGATTGGCGAAATACTGCTGGCTGAGTCGGTGGCTCCAGGCCAACACGCCTGTGGCAATCAATAGCTCCAACAGCAAGGTGCCAACGGCGATATTGCGCAAGTTCAAAAAAGAATGCTCGATGCGTTCGGTGATCGGCTGCAATGGCATCAAATTCACCAGCAACCAATTCTGTTCACGAATGCGCGAAACGAATGCGACATGATCCGCTAGCACCAAGCGCGTGTGCGTGGCATTCGGCGCATCCATGCGCGCTTGAGCAATCGCCTGTTGCCAGAGCGGGTTCGGCAGTTCGCTGACCTTCAACACCCCGCCACTGGCTTGGATCGCGTCGGCATGCACATCGGACGCGGCCACAACATCATCGGCGGTGATCAGGACAAATTGACTGCCGGGTTGCTGACGCAATAAATCCGTGCGCGCCAACACTTTGGCCAGCGGCACATCATGCCCGACCGAACCAAACCATTCGCCACGCCAGTACAGCGGCGCCACCGCCGACAGCATCCACACTTTCGGCACCGGGTCGTAAGCGAGCTTGGTCCAAAACACATGACGATGCGGGTTCTGCTCCGGCATCGCGCCGGTCATCCACTCGGTATCGCGGTAATCAAAATCCGCCGTCGCTTGAAACACAAACTCCGGCTCTTCCGGCCAATGGATCACAATGCCGCTGACGGCCGGCAAGATCCAGGTATCGACAAACACCTGGCCATGCGCACCACGACCGTACAACTCGGTAATCGTTTTCGCGCGCACAAAAAACTCGCGCAGCCGCGAATCGAGGCTGACATAACGGGGAATCCAGACACCGGCTTCGGTATTCGGGTCGAACCGGTCACGCCGGCTGCGCACCGAGCCATCCGGCAGCGCCTGAAAGTGCTGTTCAAACACCGCATCAGGCACCTCGACCGGCGCCTCAAGATTGACCGATAAATCATGGGCGAACCGGCGCACCGACGATTCCGCGGCCCGCAAATCCGCTTCAATTGCCTCGGCAACAATCTGCGCAATCTGCTCCCGTTGACCGACAATCCGCTCGACGCTGCTCCCCGTCAACTGCTGCTGCTCACGGACTCCAAACACAAACAACACCGTCAGCGCCAACACAGCGGTCAGAGCCGGTAGAAATAGTGGTACCGGTGGTCGGTAAGCGGGAGCACTATCCATGCGTCATCCCTTTAGGCGGGTAGCTGCTGCAAGTATAGATGGGGGTGGCGCGATAGCCAGTTGGCGCTGAATCGCTGAAAAGATCGGAGCCCGACACTATCGGCAAGAACGTGGCGGCGTTGAACGACTATTACGAGGTGATTTGACGAAGAAAGCCCACCAACTGAACGCCGGTGGGTTATCAAGAAAAAACTCAGCGGAAGTAATCTAAAACGCTCCTGTCAGAAAACATATGTCTGAGGAGCGGCATTCACTCACTTCATCACACCGCCAATCACGGTAATTTGGCGTACTGACCTTTTAGCGCCAAACCGGCCATGATGGCACCGGCATGGCATTCCAATGTCGTGGCGCTCTTGGTCTCATTCTTTTTGTAATAGCTGACCATATTGACGACCGCATTGGCACCGCGGCGTTTGGCTCCTTCCTGAAACGATTTCAACGCCGATAATGCTGCCCAACGGCAGGCAAATTCATCGGTTTTGCCTACGGCGTTGGTTTTCTTATTCGACACATCCGTTTCAAGCAACTTGGCATTTGCTGGCACGGCATTACCGGCCAGGATAAATTTCACCGAGCCATCCAACTGCTCCTTCGCCTCTGGCATATCCAGCACATCTTGAAGCGGGATGTTAACGATGGTATCTCGTGCGTGGACAAATGAAGAAAAGGTCACCGCCATGATCATGGCCATCCAGTAACGTGTCATTTTTTTCCTTCCTTATCTATGGTGTTGAAGTACTTTTCGTAGCGTAATCGTACGTGTGAAAGCCTTTAGATTACAAGCACCATTTCTGAACCCGTGTGAGCCGGAGTAGGTACGATTAGCCAAAGGCGTAATCGTACGCATGTCATTCTCCACCATGCACCGTTGCAGCCAAATCATCACACCAATCCATGTTTAACAGGATTCACATGCACATAATCCACATGTCGGCTGAAATCCTGTTCACCGCGAATCATATGCTCCCAGTAATGCTGCTGCCAAATACCGCGTTCGCCATTTTTCACGCGATTCACAGAACGCCTCTCGACTTTCGGTAACGCGCGTGAGAAAAAGCTTTTGATAAGTCGCCAACGCGTGCAGTAATCGGCATCCCCTTCAGGCAATGTCCAGACGCAATGCATATGCTCCGGTCACACCACCCAGGCATCAATGGCAAACGGGTAGGCGCGATGAACACGAGCGATGCAATCCTTCAATAATCGTATTTCATCCACCAACAAGGTATTGCCATGCCGCTCCAACAGGTTCACCATAAAGAACCATGTCGCACCCGCCGCCTTTGCACGTCGATAGTTTGGCATTCCTTCGCCTCATCGTTTAGTAGGTAGGATTAGCGTAATCGTACGCATGAACACCACACCAAATAAATTCACTCCCCCCCCCAAAAAAAAGAAACCCCAGCCATTGCCGGGGTTGCATAAATTTCAAAAACACATTCGTACGATTACGCCTTCGGCTAATCGTACCTACGCGGGCTCGGTTGCCGGTTTTTTCATCGTTCTGACGACGTTAAGTTTCCGCCTGTCCTGCTGCCGTTAACCGATTTCGCGTCGGCGTTTCCGTTTGTTCACTCCGACTTCCCCGTCTTTCGTCACGCGCAACGGACTTCGTCAGTGTTGCGCCGCGCTCTTGCTGTTTAGGCTCGGTGTTTTTCGTCAAGGAGCCTTTCATGATCACCGAAAAACCCAAACCCAACCCGCCGCTGGAGCTGCGTTTGCGCGTCTTGAGCGCCATTGATTACGCGCCCGGCGACAGCATTCGCGAACGCATCAAAGCGGTAAGCCAGCGCGCGTTTGTCGACCACACCACGGGCCATGAATACCACTTCACCTGGCGCACCATCGAGACCTGGCGTTGCCGCTTCAAGAAGCACGGCTTGACCACGCTGGATAACCAATCCCGCCGCGACAAGAACACCTATCGTAAAGTCAAAATCAATGAACTGGCCGAAGCCATCACCGAGGTGCTCCCCTCACTACGCTTCAATAAAACCGGGGTCATCCCCAAATCGGCGCTATACCGGAAACTGCTGCAGCAGAACTATTTCAGCCGCTACCAGTTGTCGCCAACGACGTTTTACCGGCTGCTGCGCGAGAACGATTTGCTCAATAGCGAACAGACGCAAAAACTCCGGCAATCGTTTGCGATGCGCTATGCCAATGAGCTCTGGCAAGCGGATACGATGCACGGCCCCAGCATCAAACAGCCGGACGGTAAATGGCGCAAAACCTTCCTGATCGCCTTTATCGACGACGCCAGCCGCGTCATCACCCATGCCGAGTTCTTCTACGCCGACAATACCGAGAACATGATCGACGCGTTCAAAAGCGCACTGTTCAAGCGCGGCAAACCACAACGGCTTTACTTCGACAACGGCTCCAATTACACCTCCAAGGAAATGCTTCAAGCCTGCCTGCGTCTCGACATTCATCTGTCACATGCGCCAGTCCGCGATGGCGCCGCCAAAGGCAAGATAGAAAGATTCTTCAGAGGATTCCGTGACCGTTTCCTGACTCAGCATCTGCAGTTTGACTCGCTCGATGAACTCAACGATAAAACCCACCACTGGCTCGAGAACGACTACAACAACCACTACCATTCCGGCATTCAGATGACCCCGTTGGACCGTTTCAATCTGGACCGCGAGCGCTTGCAGTTTCTGACCGACGACGAAGCCACCGCCGAGCTGTTCTTTGTCGAGGAAACCCGCAAGGTCAGCAAAACCAATGTCTTCTCGATCAACAATCAGCGCTATGAATGCCCAGTCGACCTACGTGAAAAAAGCATACAGGTACGTTTTGATCGCAGCCGGCGCGACCAGTTCATCGTCTACTACAACGACCAACGCATCGGGCCGGCGAGCTTGCTGGATCTGCACTTCAATGCGCGGCAGCGCAGCGCCTATCCGGGAGACAACGCATGATCAAATCCCTGCACGGCGTCACTAAAGAACCGTTTAACCGCCACGATTTAGCACTGTTACCGCAACAGAAAACCATTCTGGATATCATCAAAATCCACGCCCAACAAGGCGGCTTCTCGGTTATCGTCGGCGAGCCCGGCGTCGGCAAAAGTGTATTGAAAGAGCATCTGGAAGCCCAGGCCAATGCGCGCGACACCACCATCGTTTCCTGCTCGCGGACGATGCACACTTACCTGCAAATCCTGCTGCAAATGGCCGAGTCATTCAAAATCGAGGTGCCGGAGCGGCAACTGGAAAAGGAACTGATAAAAGCCGCTTTCGAGCATATCCAGCAACGCAAAACCTTGTATATTTTGATCGACGAAGCGCACTTGATTGAGATGAACGTTCTGCGTAAACTGCGCCTATTGTTCGAACAATTTCCGAAAAAACATAATCTGGTATTGTTCGGCCAGCGCGACTTATTGCATTATCTGTCGCTGAACGTCAATCAAGACATCAAGAGCCGCATCACCTATTCAGCGACGATAAAACCGCTGAACCCTGACGATCTGGAACACTACATCGTCAAGGAGCTGGAAATGGTCAGAATGGGGATTAACACCTTCGATCCAGCGGCGATTGAATTGATCGTACGCAGCGCCAATGGCAATCTGCGGCTGTGTCGTAACCTCTGCTATGGCAGCCTCGTCGAAGCCGCGCGTGAGACGCAGAAAACCGTTACCATCACCCACGTCAATGCCGTGCTGGTGCAACCGCACTGGCGCTCGCATAACGAACTCATCAAGCAGCAAATGGCGTAAGTAAGTCAACTCTTATCGAGTGCGCCCGTTTGGGCGCACTTGCCTTCCCACACTCAGCCAAAACCGTCGTAGCACGCACAAACGTTTGCACATTTCTGCCGTATTACGATGGCGATTTGATAATTTTAACGATCAAGAGTGGGAAAAACTACGACAGGAATTTGGTGAAAGACGATTTTGGTTACGACGAGAAAGCGGCAAAGCGGTCGTAAAATCTCAAAATCCTACGACCGGAAGAATGGCAAAAACTACGATGACAAAGTGACACGCAACACTTTGCCTTCGTCAACAGGATGCCGACTTCTGAGCGATCTTCGACCCGTTGAAGTTTCTGACTATGCAGCGCACGGAACTTCTCTTTACTGAGGGCGCGGATGCCTATTGGCTTGTAACTTTCTCTATCGCGCTCAAGGTGCTGGTGCCAGCGCTTGCACAAATACGTCCTGCAACTGCTTATCGCCCAGCCGGTCGCTTCTGATAGTTCCGCTGTTGTAAAAGAGGATTTGGACCGTTCTTTTTCAGCGAGGAATACGTACGCCTTATCAACCTTTTCGAACCTGCCCACCATCCTTGCCTCCTAATATCCCCTAAAAGGGTCGCCCGATATGACCGGGCGGAGTTCTTTCAGTTGAAAGTAAGAAACATTTCACCCTGACTGCATTTTTACAAAGTGGATTCAAGTATCCAAACTAACAGCTTCCCAATCCTCATCAGAAAATAACCACTCTAACGCTCGCCGTCTTTCTATGATGGCGCTATCAGGTAACGGACCGCTCGCCTTAGAACCTTCCAAAAGGCTGTTCCGAATTCTCCAATGAAGGCAGTAAAAGATATCTAACGCTTCAATAATTTCCTGGTTGGGGCGAATTTTGATCTTCGAGATGAACAATGCAGAAGACTCTCCACGGCTTATACTCGGAAAATGACTTACCAAGTCATCGGGACATGGAGCAAATGACTGATAGTCTTCTGACAGAGAAGAGCTCCACGCCAGTGCATATAGAGACTCGACGCGCCATTGCATTGCGGCAATATTTTTATACCCCCCCTTCAGGAACCGAGCTTCTTCCTTCGTTAAATATTCAATAAGTTTTTCTCGTTCAAGCCAAGACTCGATTATTGGCTTTCGAGACAAATCAAAACTCAAAGCAACGATACCGCTCATGCACAGCATCCTACGAGCGACATCAACTTCAGCTCGGGACACGCAAAGCTCCGCGTCGAGCTCGGGTAAAGTCATAGGAACATCGACGCCAATTTGCTGTAGAAACGTTCCTGTTTTCTCTCTAACGGAAATCATTCAATTTTTCTCATCAGAAGTTTTGTGAAAATCCGCCACTACGACCCGGCAACGGATGTAACAGAGGCTGAAGGAGAGGATCTCTATGGTCGCACTGTCGAATCAGCCACAACTCATTTGGCCTATTGATTGGATGGTGCCATTCAAATCCTTGTGGATTTCTAAGACCTCGCCCTGTAGACATTTGCCCTGCAATTTGTCCCAAAGTGTGTCCGCCGATGTTTGATGGAGCTTGTCCACTTTGGATGTAATTCCAAAACTGCCTATTTGCGGAATTTCTATGATTTGAACGTGAAAGCCCACTTGGTCTCGCAACAAAGAAAATATCCATGCACATACCACACTGCCCTGGCACTTCCGTTGAGTACCTAATTGGGTAGGTTGGATATGCTGGCTCCAATGCTGGGACGTGTGGATTTGTTCGATCCCCGCGATTCCCTCTAGTTCCTCCTCTATTGGAGCGCGGACGAACACTTGGAGGTCTCGCTGTATTTAAACCAAAATCGTCAAAAGCATTGAGTGGATCAGCCTCAACATAAACATATGTATTTACACCTGCTTCCAGTCCAATCGGATCCGATTCAATGTATCTGCCAGTGATTGAATCATAATTTCTAAAGTAGTTGTATTCTATTCGCCCCGACGTGCAGTTTCGGCCACGAGGGGATTTTTCCCAGAGCCAACAACCACTTAGCGCACGCCCACGCGAACTTCGCCTCGCGCGCGGGTGCGCGCGCACGGTCGTGGTTTTTGCTGGTAGAGCGTAAGCAGTCATGCCGCGCAGTGTAGCGGCTACTCACCGCATCGCGCCAGCGCTGACCGGGGATGATGGGGCGGGAAGAAGGGGACTGCTCTTATTTACGAGCTAAGTGTAAACAGCGGCTCATCAGCAACGGTGCGGGCCACATCACCTTCTAAATAGCCAACAAGTTTCGCATTATTGCCCGGAGTATAGATTTCCTCCCCATCCACTCTATAAAGAGTCTGCCCGCTATTTGATACAACGTACTCACCGTCATAGAAGCCAATCAGCTGACCGTTTGCCAGCTTTACTTGGAGGTGAGGTGTTTGTCGTTTCATCTTTTTTTCCTCAGCTAATCTGTTCATCAGGAATATAGCACCATCTCATTTCTTCGCTCTTGGCTATTCGTTCAGGTAACCCTTAGCGTCAGTTATCACCATTGCACAGCCCCCTTTCTTTAGCTGCGGTGCTTTTTCCTGATGCACGCGCGGTGCCAGAACACGCTGGCAGCTAAAACGCGGAACGGAGGATGCGAAGCAGCCGCAGCGCGTTTTAACTGACGGCGTGACGCGCAAGATGTGGATGTGTTTGGAGCGAGGCAGGACGCCGAGCCTTTAAGTGAAGCGCACACGGATGTGTGCTTCACGGTTAAAAAGCCTTTTCGCTTCTGGTGTGGGGCATGCTGCGTTTTTTGCAGGATGCTCCACACCAGAGGCGACCTTACACCGGCATTTAACATAGGGCTGATTGTGCGGTGAGCGTCAGCGAACGAACGGTGGCATTGCGTAGCTTTGCCACCGCGCACAATCCCGCCTTATGTTACTTGCCGGTGGCTCCCCCGTTGGGGGAGCGGCTGCAGCACGGAGGGCTGCGCAAGGGGGCATAAACTTAGCGCGAAGGCCACAGGATGCGTGTGGCGCGGCGCGTGCCTCACGCTTGCAAGGGGCGTGACTTGCGCCATGGATTGGCGGCGCGACGCTTGCCAGCGTGCACTGCACGCGACGTGACATACGCATGCTGTGGGCGTAGCCGCCGCATCTTTTGAACAACCTTCGCCATCGAGCACAAGTTCGGGAGTCGCGTCGGCCTGCGCATCGCATCACCGAGATGAACAACACTTTGCTGCAACGTCATGCACTGTTCATATCCGTGCAGCATTTTGCAGCAAAGTGCATATCCGCGCTTATCTGCGCTGCACATCGATTCACTCTTCCTCGCTTTCTGCATCCAAGTCATCGAACAAGTCATCCTTTGCTGAGCGCTGCAACTGAGTCGGATGCGAGGCATCGTAAACGGCTTTCAGCTTCTGCACGGCAACGTGAGTGTAAATCGCCGTGGTCGTCAGTTCCGAGTGGCCGAGCATCGCCTGGATAAAGCGGATATCAGCACCGTTCTCCAGCATGTGTGTGGCCATCGCGTGGCGGAACAGATGACAGGAACCGTGGGCGATACCGGCTTTCAACACATAGGTTTTCACCAGGTCCGATAAACGATTCTTGGTTAATGGCTCGCCGTAATCAGTCAGGAACACGGTGTCTTCGTGCGCCGTTAAGATCAGATGCGGTCGCACTTCCAGCAGGTAGCGCGTTAACCACTCAATGGCGCTCTGCCCTATCGGTACATACCGATCTTTGTGGCCTTTTCCTTGCTCAATAAATATCGTGCCGCGTTCGCTATCAATGTGATGACGTTTTAATTGCGTCAACTCAGTGCGACGCATACCGGTCGCGTACAGCACTTCCAGTATCGCGCGGTCACGGATGCCGGTTAACGTGGTCACATCCGGTTGCTGCAGGATGGTCTGCACTTGTTTCAGCGTTAACACTTGCGAGGGCAAGCGTTTCGGTTTGCGCGGCATCACCAAGTCAGCCGCCGGGTTATATGGCAGGTAGTGTTCCCGCACTAAAAACTTGAACCAACCGCGCAGATTCTGCAGATGCTGGATTTGACTGGCGATGCTTAACGGTTCGCCGTTGTCTTTACGGTAAAAGTGCAAGTGACGCTGGTAGCGCTCGATGATCGGCCGGTTTAATTCGGTCGGTTGCTGTAACGCCCGTTCATCACACCATTCGATAAAGCGCCGCAAGTTGGCGTCGTTCTGGGTCAGGGTAAAGTCGCTGTAAGCACGCGTCCGTAAGTAATCCAGGTACAGCGCCAGGTAAGGCGCTAATGCGCTGTGGCGGATGTCGCGTTTTTTGATTTGCTCACCGCTGCGTTTTTTCTTGTTGCGTAAGGCCATGGCCGGAGTCGATTAACTGGATTCGATTAATTGGCAATGGAACGCACGAACGACGGTATGTGTAGGTACGACTCGGCGGTGATATTTTCCGGGAGCAGTGTGTTTTCAGCATCGATTTCCGCTAAATCCTTTTGGCGCGGATTTTTCTCGATGATTGTTACGTTTTCTGCGGTGCTACCTCGTGGCTCTTTGGCCGCTACTTGGGGGCTCTTTCGGGGCTCCAACTTCAGATCTAGGGGCTCCTTCTTGTTGTCATAACGTAAGGCGTCCACATCAATCAGCCCTGGCAAGAAGCTTTGATCGGTCTGCGTGCCGCCATCCCACAACAACTCATAAACGAACGATTGACCACGCATGCCTCGATGCACCAACACATACTCCATATCTTCCAAGCGCTGCATATGTTTTTTGACCTGGAAGTCTGTCCATCCGCAGGCATCACGAACATCCTTGCGACTAAAACGGAAGTCGGCTTGTTTGATGCGTTCCATCGCGCAGCGCTCGCGCACCATGTCGCCGACCAGCTGCAATAACTTGCGGGTTTGCGGCGGCAGTTCATCGAGCGTCCGGCCTAACACTTCATGCGCCAGGCGATTGGCGGTCGCGATATCGTCCAGCGTCACCTCGATGTATTCGACGCACACCTCCCCGTGCATCAGGGTTTT from Permianibacter aggregans harbors:
- a CDS encoding zinc-dependent metalloprotease family protein encodes the protein MKWSTSAMAAALALATQSSHALDLWIENIYVTQATQTYNKSVPLVAKRRGLVRIFTRADRPNSAVPQVRLDLYYYGVYAKSITLNADNGFAGVPTVVDSRNYVYSHDYFIDAADVRPGLQLHAEVDPHTAYQQTNYLNDVWPHGARRSDYSVDTSKLVRENVWNAPTYRTMLVPLRTSNGLVGDVHTGNTESYVEYLRRVLPVPEALDVRVHSPYYFNGTPGPNYDNQWTRVLNEMDALRYAENQPTRHYYAVLKPYYGGGGSGMAWIGGWAGIGVDWTTNMGGSNGTITWRSGTYAHEVGHNLSLRHAPCGGPAGADPYFPYYNGSIGVTGFDVFKNRYFNPYDNNYWSDLMGYCGYDWISDYHYNKALQWRNRYDWLNGQSVQYGSESKAHIAPPIEREQNAQESLLVWGRIENGRVILEPAFRVKGAPTLEKSDSEYRMQMLDTSGRVVNEQAFEVYPSDHGDALGFAFRMHLPAVPRTFNKASGGAVSELRLLQHGNQLASKRSMPATALNKTTRAPALKVAAGKPVLEWDHHRYPVALIRNAANGEVISFARDGRIELADLPAKTIDVQFGDGVNSVHKQFKLP
- a CDS encoding ATP-binding protein, which produces MDSAPAYRPPVPLFLPALTAVLALTVLFVFGVREQQQLTGSSVERIVGQREQIAQIVAEAIEADLRAAESSVRRFAHDLSVNLEAPVEVPDAVFEQHFQALPDGSVRSRRDRFDPNTEAGVWIPRYVSLDSRLREFFVRAKTITELYGRGAHGQVFVDTWILPAVSGIVIHWPEEPEFVFQATADFDYRDTEWMTGAMPEQNPHRHVFWTKLAYDPVPKVWMLSAVAPLYWRGEWFGSVGHDVPLAKVLARTDLLRQQPGSQFVLITADDVVAASDVHADAIQASGGVLKVSELPNPLWQQAIAQARMDAPNATHTRLVLADHVAFVSRIREQNWLLVNLMPLQPITERIEHSFLNLRNIAVGTLLLELLIATGVLAWSHRLSQQYFANLNQMQQKLAVSEAHYRTLVANIPGMVYRCSNDADWTMSFVSTAAIELTGYPAEDFIGNQVRSYASVIYPADREQVDSSVQQALARKQPFVLEYRIVHRDGEIRWVLEHGRAVTVDNEVQALEGVILDISPLKQAEAKLHELNFSLEEQVNMRTTELRMAIKDLETFNYAVSHDLRAPLRHCTSYLSMIKDELAGHESADLQEWIKRCEQAVLRMNEMIGGMLALAQLGREALKPSKVDLSALVQELISELPDSVRSTISFDIGPLPVVQADHVLLRQVFHNVLDNAVKYSTGKERPVIHIHERSSESQNSEYVIEIRDNGIGFDANYSDKLFLLFHRLHRSSDFPGTGVGLALSAKILSLHGGRIWAQSELGKGASFFVALPRVAKARHKDEQKSSPATNDQ
- a CDS encoding excinuclease ATPase subunit, translating into MTRYWMAMIMAVTFSSFVHARDTIVNIPLQDVLDMPEAKEQLDGSVKFILAGNAVPANAKLLETDVSNKKTNAVGKTDEFACRWAALSALKSFQEGAKRRGANAVVNMVSYYKKNETKSATTLECHAGAIMAGLALKGQYAKLP
- a CDS encoding REP-associated tyrosine transposase — protein: MHCVWTLPEGDADYCTRWRLIKSFFSRALPKVERRSVNRVKNGERGIWQQHYWEHMIRGEQDFSRHVDYVHVNPVKHGLV
- a CDS encoding DDE-type integrase/transposase/recombinase encodes the protein MITEKPKPNPPLELRLRVLSAIDYAPGDSIRERIKAVSQRAFVDHTTGHEYHFTWRTIETWRCRFKKHGLTTLDNQSRRDKNTYRKVKINELAEAITEVLPSLRFNKTGVIPKSALYRKLLQQNYFSRYQLSPTTFYRLLRENDLLNSEQTQKLRQSFAMRYANELWQADTMHGPSIKQPDGKWRKTFLIAFIDDASRVITHAEFFYADNTENMIDAFKSALFKRGKPQRLYFDNGSNYTSKEMLQACLRLDIHLSHAPVRDGAAKGKIERFFRGFRDRFLTQHLQFDSLDELNDKTHHWLENDYNNHYHSGIQMTPLDRFNLDRERLQFLTDDEATAELFFVEETRKVSKTNVFSINNQRYECPVDLREKSIQVRFDRSRRDQFIVYYNDQRIGPASLLDLHFNARQRSAYPGDNA
- a CDS encoding ExeA family protein — translated: MIKSLHGVTKEPFNRHDLALLPQQKTILDIIKIHAQQGGFSVIVGEPGVGKSVLKEHLEAQANARDTTIVSCSRTMHTYLQILLQMAESFKIEVPERQLEKELIKAAFEHIQQRKTLYILIDEAHLIEMNVLRKLRLLFEQFPKKHNLVLFGQRDLLHYLSLNVNQDIKSRITYSATIKPLNPDDLEHYIVKELEMVRMGINTFDPAAIELIVRSANGNLRLCRNLCYGSLVEAARETQKTVTITHVNAVLVQPHWRSHNELIKQQMA
- a CDS encoding DUF4272 domain-containing protein translates to MISVREKTGTFLQQIGVDVPMTLPELDAELCVSRAEVDVARRMLCMSGIVALSFDLSRKPIIESWLEREKLIEYLTKEEARFLKGGYKNIAAMQWRVESLYALAWSSSLSEDYQSFAPCPDDLVSHFPSISRGESSALFISKIKIRPNQEIIEALDIFYCLHWRIRNSLLEGSKASGPLPDSAIIERRRALEWLFSDEDWEAVSLDT
- a CDS encoding RHS repeat-associated core domain-containing protein; translation: MTAYALPAKTTTVRAHPRARRSSRGRALSGCWLWEKSPRGRNCTSGRIEYNYFRNYDSITGRYIESDPIGLEAGVNTYVYVEADPLNAFDDFGLNTARPPSVRPRSNRGGTRGNRGDRTNPHVPALEPAYPTYPIRYSTEVPGQCGMCMDIFFVARPSGLSRSNHRNSANRQFWNYIQSGQAPSNIGGHTLGQIAGQMSTGRGLRNPQGFEWHHPINRPNELWLIRQCDHRDPLLQPLLHPLPGRSGGFSQNF
- the xerC gene encoding site-specific tyrosine recombinase XerC, giving the protein MALRNKKKRSGEQIKKRDIRHSALAPYLALYLDYLRTRAYSDFTLTQNDANLRRFIEWCDERALQQPTELNRPIIERYQRHLHFYRKDNGEPLSIASQIQHLQNLRGWFKFLVREHYLPYNPAADLVMPRKPKRLPSQVLTLKQVQTILQQPDVTTLTGIRDRAILEVLYATGMRRTELTQLKRHHIDSERGTIFIEQGKGHKDRYVPIGQSAIEWLTRYLLEVRPHLILTAHEDTVFLTDYGEPLTKNRLSDLVKTYVLKAGIAHGSCHLFRHAMATHMLENGADIRFIQAMLGHSELTTTAIYTHVAVQKLKAVYDASHPTQLQRSAKDDLFDDLDAESEEE